From the genome of Streptomyces sp. NBC_01317, one region includes:
- a CDS encoding relaxase/mobilization nuclease domain-containing protein — MVPDVSTGSDSRGLIAYLFGPGRRDEHTNPHIVAAWDMNGAPDPGRAPEATYSQLARRLDHHVDLRTRELGGKKPPQHVWHCPVRTAPGDRYLTDTEWAEVARRVVHATGIAPDGDEKACRWIAVRHADDHIHIMATTVRADGRRPRTHQDGRRAQAECRRIEAEFGLRRLKSGDLTAPRTPTGAERAKAERQGQTVTARQWLRERAYAVAAAVHTEADYFTVLQSLGIKVKTRLGPESGDVIGYSLAAPGDTNTAGEPVWYGGSKLAPDLSVNRLRERLPDQEIADRPRFAADPGEPWEHTIAAIQTAHSVLDSDDDAAAQGQLAAFGDALYNIASATPGPHRAELRAAASAFNRARRSATRADHEAAHALRQAAKELAYASNKPGGLAIALLFATVYLARAAAKWHEQRGHQQQAAAADEAFRHLQAGYQQAAAPVLAELTRHAPRAETARRFERDLRAALPDHADRILADPAWTALTTTLAHAETAGHNTRRLLAEVGTQWELDSAEHLSEVLNWRITAQPNRRTQAARSRSTIGGMPPMSATPHSPATPRATRPEERIRHR, encoded by the coding sequence ATGGTTCCTGACGTCTCCACCGGTTCCGACAGCCGCGGACTGATCGCCTACCTCTTCGGCCCCGGCCGCCGCGACGAGCACACCAACCCCCACATTGTCGCCGCCTGGGACATGAACGGTGCTCCCGACCCCGGCCGCGCCCCGGAAGCCACCTACTCCCAGCTCGCCAGGCGACTCGACCACCACGTCGACCTGCGCACCCGCGAGCTGGGCGGCAAGAAGCCACCACAGCACGTCTGGCACTGCCCGGTCCGCACCGCCCCCGGCGACCGCTACCTCACCGACACCGAGTGGGCCGAAGTCGCCCGCCGCGTCGTGCACGCCACGGGCATCGCCCCCGACGGCGACGAGAAGGCATGCCGATGGATCGCGGTACGCCACGCCGACGATCACATCCACATCATGGCCACCACCGTCCGCGCCGACGGACGCCGCCCACGCACCCACCAGGACGGCCGACGGGCCCAGGCCGAGTGCCGCAGGATCGAAGCCGAATTCGGTCTGCGCCGCCTGAAGTCCGGCGACCTCACAGCACCTCGAACCCCCACCGGCGCCGAACGCGCCAAGGCCGAGCGCCAAGGCCAGACCGTTACCGCACGGCAGTGGCTGCGCGAGCGGGCTTACGCGGTCGCCGCCGCCGTGCACACGGAGGCCGACTACTTCACCGTGCTCCAGTCCCTCGGCATCAAGGTCAAGACGCGCCTCGGCCCCGAAAGCGGCGACGTGATCGGCTACAGCCTCGCCGCACCCGGCGACACCAACACGGCCGGCGAACCGGTCTGGTACGGCGGCTCGAAGCTCGCCCCCGACCTCTCCGTTAACCGGCTCCGCGAACGTCTCCCCGACCAGGAGATAGCCGACCGCCCCAGGTTCGCGGCAGATCCTGGCGAGCCGTGGGAGCACACCATCGCCGCGATACAGACGGCGCACTCTGTCCTCGACTCCGATGACGATGCGGCCGCCCAAGGCCAGCTCGCCGCTTTCGGCGACGCCCTCTACAACATCGCCAGCGCCACACCCGGCCCGCACCGCGCAGAGCTGCGTGCAGCCGCCTCGGCGTTCAACCGCGCCCGTCGCTCCGCCACCCGCGCCGACCACGAAGCAGCCCACGCTCTGCGCCAAGCCGCCAAGGAACTCGCCTACGCCTCCAACAAACCTGGCGGACTCGCCATCGCCCTGCTCTTCGCCACCGTGTACCTGGCCCGAGCCGCCGCGAAGTGGCACGAGCAGCGCGGCCACCAACAGCAAGCCGCAGCAGCCGACGAAGCCTTCCGCCACCTCCAGGCCGGCTACCAGCAGGCCGCCGCACCCGTCCTGGCAGAGTTGACCCGCCACGCACCACGAGCCGAGACCGCCCGCCGCTTCGAGCGGGACCTCCGCGCGGCCCTCCCCGACCACGCCGACCGGATCCTCGCCGACCCCGCTTGGACCGCCTTGACCACAACCCTCGCCCACGCCGAAACCGCTGGCCACAACACCCGACGCCTCTTGGCCGAGGTGGGCACCCAGTGGGAACTCGACAGCGCCGAGCACCTCTCCGAGGTCCTCAACTGGCGCATCACGGCTCAGCCGAACCGGCGAACGCAAGCCGCTCGCAGCCGAAGCACGATCGGCGGAATGCCGCCCATGTCCGCCACGCCACACTCTCCGGCCACACCAAGGGCCACAAGGCCCGAAGAGCGCATTCGGCACCGCTAA
- a CDS encoding DUF3631 domain-containing protein yields the protein MKDPTSPATSNASSVVWPPIAVPGQGLPRNREERTEPRPDMGGATSDAPNRSTPGLPDSAGNPAPDGPEAQDGGGPAGAGSALLDDLRTAIGRYVVLPSDEALTAVTLWVAASHIQPGLQHAPRLAVVGPTKGCGKSRLLDVLYETVHQPMMTVNTSPAVVFRVIGKNPPTLLVDEADTIFGPKAGDKEDLRGLLNAGHQRNRPAWRISGPEHKPTAFPTFAMAALAGIGDLPDTIMDRAIVIRMQKRKPGERITPFRSRYSVPELHTLRDRLAGWLVPQRGTVAGAVPKMPVEDRAAETWEPLVIVADLAGGYWPARARAACLAMTRNEVVQDEQTTLKTRLLRDIRRVFDQEGGKEALRSQDLLAVLIQDAEAPWAEYGTKGLNAYHLANLLRDFGISPANYRFENSRQAKAYARNQFVDAWARYCPAPGEPVSAAGRSSRARPAQGQPSSPPSGSLPTGPPSGPAGPRPAR from the coding sequence ATGAAGGACCCTACGTCCCCCGCCACCTCGAACGCATCCAGTGTTGTCTGGCCACCGATCGCAGTCCCGGGCCAGGGTCTGCCTCGGAACCGCGAGGAGCGGACGGAACCACGCCCCGACATGGGAGGCGCGACCTCCGATGCTCCGAATCGGAGTACACCCGGTTTGCCGGACAGCGCAGGCAATCCTGCTCCAGACGGACCAGAAGCCCAAGACGGTGGCGGGCCGGCAGGCGCAGGCAGCGCGCTGCTGGACGACCTCCGTACGGCGATCGGGCGGTACGTGGTGCTGCCGAGCGACGAGGCCCTGACCGCGGTCACCCTCTGGGTCGCGGCCTCCCACATCCAGCCCGGCCTCCAACACGCGCCACGGCTGGCGGTGGTCGGGCCGACCAAGGGGTGCGGCAAGTCCCGCCTCCTGGACGTCCTCTACGAGACCGTCCACCAGCCGATGATGACGGTGAACACCTCCCCCGCCGTCGTCTTCCGCGTCATCGGCAAGAACCCGCCGACGCTGCTGGTGGACGAGGCCGACACCATCTTCGGCCCCAAGGCGGGCGACAAGGAGGACCTGCGCGGCCTGCTGAACGCCGGGCACCAGCGCAACCGGCCGGCCTGGCGGATCTCCGGTCCGGAGCACAAGCCGACCGCGTTCCCCACCTTCGCGATGGCGGCGCTGGCCGGGATCGGTGACCTGCCGGACACGATCATGGACCGCGCGATCGTCATCCGCATGCAGAAGCGCAAGCCGGGCGAGCGGATAACTCCGTTCCGTTCGCGGTACTCCGTGCCGGAACTGCACACGCTCCGCGACCGGCTGGCCGGCTGGCTGGTCCCGCAGCGCGGCACCGTCGCGGGCGCGGTGCCGAAGATGCCCGTCGAGGACCGCGCCGCCGAGACATGGGAGCCGCTCGTCATCGTCGCCGATCTCGCCGGGGGGTACTGGCCCGCGCGGGCTCGTGCCGCCTGTCTGGCGATGACGCGCAACGAGGTGGTCCAGGACGAGCAGACGACGTTGAAGACGCGGCTGCTGCGTGACATCCGCCGCGTCTTCGACCAGGAGGGCGGCAAGGAGGCTCTGCGCAGCCAGGACCTGCTCGCCGTGCTGATCCAGGACGCCGAGGCTCCGTGGGCGGAGTACGGCACGAAGGGGTTGAACGCCTACCACCTGGCGAATCTGCTGCGCGATTTCGGTATCAGCCCGGCCAACTACCGGTTCGAGAACAGCCGGCAGGCCAAGGCGTACGCCCGCAACCAGTTCGTGGACGCCTGGGCCCGCTACTGCCCTGCCCCCGGAGAACCGGTTTCCGCAGCCGGAAGGTCCTCTCGCGCGCGGCCGGCCCAGGGCCAGCCGTCCTCCCCTCCGTCCGGGTCGCTTCCCACCGGCCCGCCCAGTGGGCCCGCAGGCCCGAGGCCCGCTCGCTGA